One part of the Nostoc sp. PCC 7120 = FACHB-418 genome encodes these proteins:
- a CDS encoding DUF3084 domain-containing protein, producing the protein MTTGYILIAAILILGGVIATVGDRIGTRVGKARLSLFNLRPKNTAVLVTILTGGLVSATTLAILFIADEGLRKGVFELEDIQKDLRQKREQLKVAEEQKTQVEIERNKVNQELETTRTDKKQVETQRDQAKKEKLKAQQDLAQTQAQYQRTQSRLGQVVTQYQKAIAELQSVYNQRKALQGAVEQLKTERRRLYAEAKKAIEQRDRELANRQQAIEQRDRELANRQQALQQRDQKISQLDKIIQNRNLEIAQREEVIAKRESRLKELETQQDYLEQEVARLEKYYQSYRDLRLGKLALVRGQVLASAVIRTNQVAATRQIIIQLLQEANRNASLELSEPGSNSANIELLRITPDRIEQLIQQINDGREYVVRIFSAGNYVRGENQIEFFADTARNVLVFSGSEVLATTTADPRSMTSYQLRQRLDLLISASQFRARNAGIVEGVQIDGTFLRFVSLLRQLDQPIEIKAIAAEDTYTAGPLRVRLVAIQNGKVILST; encoded by the coding sequence ATGACCACTGGGTACATCCTCATAGCAGCAATTTTAATTTTGGGAGGTGTAATTGCCACTGTTGGCGATCGCATCGGCACAAGAGTTGGCAAAGCACGCCTCTCTCTGTTTAATCTACGCCCCAAAAACACGGCTGTACTGGTGACAATTTTGACAGGAGGACTAGTTTCAGCAACTACCTTGGCAATCTTATTCATTGCTGACGAAGGACTACGTAAAGGGGTTTTCGAGTTAGAAGATATTCAAAAAGACCTCAGGCAAAAACGAGAACAGCTCAAAGTCGCAGAAGAGCAAAAAACTCAGGTGGAAATTGAACGTAATAAAGTTAATCAAGAGCTAGAAACCACCAGAACAGATAAAAAACAGGTAGAAACTCAGCGCGACCAAGCCAAAAAAGAAAAATTAAAAGCACAGCAAGATTTAGCGCAAACCCAAGCACAATACCAGCGCACCCAAAGCCGACTGGGACAAGTAGTTACACAATATCAAAAAGCGATCGCTGAACTGCAAAGCGTTTACAATCAAAGAAAAGCCTTACAAGGGGCAGTGGAACAACTCAAGACAGAACGCCGCAGGTTATATGCTGAAGCTAAAAAAGCCATAGAACAACGGGACAGAGAACTAGCTAACCGTCAACAAGCGATAGAACAACGGGACAGAGAACTAGCTAACCGTCAACAAGCACTACAACAGCGCGACCAGAAAATTTCCCAACTAGATAAAATAATTCAAAATCGTAACTTGGAAATTGCACAGCGAGAAGAGGTAATTGCCAAACGAGAGTCACGGCTCAAAGAATTAGAAACACAACAGGACTATTTAGAGCAGGAAGTGGCGCGGCTGGAGAAATATTACCAGTCATACCGCGACTTACGTTTAGGCAAACTAGCATTAGTTCGCGGTCAAGTTTTGGCCTCTGCTGTTATTCGGACTAATCAGGTAGCGGCTACACGTCAGATAATTATCCAACTACTGCAAGAAGCTAACCGCAACGCCAGTTTAGAATTAAGCGAACCTGGGTCAAACTCGGCAAATATAGAACTACTACGTATTACCCCAGATAGAATTGAGCAGCTGATTCAGCAAATTAATGATGGTCGAGAATATGTAGTCAGAATATTCTCAGCTGGTAATTACGTCAGAGGAGAAAACCAGATAGAATTTTTTGCTGATACAGCTAGAAATGTGCTGGTATTTTCTGGAAGTGAAGTTTTGGCTACAACTACAGCCGATCCTCGTAGTATGACCTCTTATCAATTACGACAACGGTTAGATTTATTAATTTCCGCTTCCCAATTTCGTGCTAGGAATGCGGGAATTGTTGAAGGTGTGCAAATAGATGGTACTTTTCTGCGCTTCGTTTCCTTGTTGCGTCAGTTAGATCAACCAATAGAAATTAAAGCGATCGCTGCTGAAGATACTTATACAGCAGGGCCATTGAGAGTGCGATTGGTAGCAATCCAAAATGGCAAAGTTATTTTGAGTACTTAA
- a CDS encoding pre-16S rRNA-processing nuclease YqgF, whose product MTLSAFSPTQPVILGFDPGKDKCGLAVMGLDRQLYYHQVVASADAIAIINTLRQQFPISMLVMGNQTTAKRWKQQLQQELAEALNIVLVDERYSTLEARDRYWQMYPPKGLTKLLPHGMRQPPRPIDDIVAILLIERYLNRLTESVNG is encoded by the coding sequence ATGACTTTAAGTGCATTTTCTCCCACACAACCAGTTATTTTAGGTTTTGACCCAGGTAAAGATAAATGTGGTTTAGCGGTGATGGGATTGGATCGGCAACTATACTATCATCAAGTAGTCGCTTCCGCAGATGCGATCGCCATCATTAATACCCTAAGACAACAGTTTCCCATTTCCATGCTAGTTATGGGCAATCAGACCACAGCCAAACGCTGGAAACAGCAACTACAGCAAGAATTAGCTGAAGCATTAAATATTGTCTTAGTAGACGAGCGTTATAGTACCTTAGAGGCACGCGATCGCTATTGGCAGATGTATCCTCCTAAAGGACTAACCAAGCTACTACCCCACGGAATGCGTCAACCTCCACGCCCAATAGATGATATTGTGGCTATCCTCTTAATCGAAAGATACCTAAATCGCCTCACAGAATCGGTTAATGGTTAA
- a CDS encoding DUF3146 family protein, with amino-acid sequence MSAKPLPETTAHVKIIRQSWQHGFLEGEVSAGDFEWHFQWHFRRGELLVKPSQGRALIKEPLGRFLEQQDYQLEPGGDYAFKIRAQL; translated from the coding sequence GTGAGTGCTAAACCTTTGCCAGAAACTACTGCCCATGTCAAAATCATTCGCCAATCCTGGCAACACGGCTTCCTAGAAGGTGAAGTGAGTGCTGGTGATTTTGAGTGGCATTTCCAGTGGCATTTTCGTCGGGGAGAACTGCTGGTAAAGCCTTCCCAAGGACGCGCTTTAATCAAAGAACCCCTCGGTCGCTTCTTGGAACAGCAAGATTATCAACTAGAACCAGGAGGAGACTATGCTTTTAAGATCCGCGCACAATTGTGA
- the fabI gene encoding enoyl-ACP reductase FabI: protein MLNLTGKNALVTGIANNRSIAWGIAQQLHAAGANLGITYLPDERGKFEKKVSELVEPLNPSLFLPCNVQNDEQIQSTFDTIRDKWGRLDILIHCLAFANRDDLTGDFSQTSRAGFATALDISTFSLVQLSGAAKPLMTEGGSIITLSYLGGVRAVPNYNVMGVAKAGLEASVRYLASELGSQNIRVNAISAGPIRTLASSAVGGILDMIHHVEQVAPLRRTVTQLEVGNTAAFLASDLASGITGQVLYVDAGYEIMGM from the coding sequence ATGCTGAATCTGACTGGAAAAAATGCCTTGGTTACAGGTATCGCCAATAATCGTTCCATTGCCTGGGGAATTGCCCAACAACTGCACGCAGCCGGAGCTAACCTTGGTATTACTTATCTACCAGATGAACGTGGCAAATTTGAGAAGAAAGTTTCAGAACTCGTAGAACCCCTTAACCCCAGCTTATTCTTGCCTTGTAATGTTCAAAATGATGAACAAATTCAGTCTACTTTTGATACCATCCGCGATAAATGGGGCAGGTTAGATATTCTGATTCATTGTCTAGCCTTTGCTAACAGAGATGATTTGACTGGAGATTTTAGCCAAACATCTCGTGCTGGTTTTGCCACGGCTTTAGATATCAGCACTTTTTCACTGGTGCAGTTAAGTGGTGCGGCTAAACCCCTAATGACTGAAGGCGGTAGTATTATTACTTTGTCATATTTGGGTGGTGTTAGAGCTGTTCCTAACTACAACGTTATGGGAGTAGCCAAAGCCGGATTAGAAGCTAGTGTACGTTATCTAGCATCTGAACTCGGCTCTCAAAATATTCGCGTTAACGCCATCTCTGCTGGCCCCATCCGCACCTTGGCTTCTAGTGCCGTTGGTGGCATTTTAGATATGATTCATCATGTGGAGCAAGTAGCCCCCTTACGTCGGACTGTGACTCAGCTAGAAGTGGGCAATACAGCCGCTTTCTTGGCTAGTGATTTAGCTAGCGGTATTACTGGTCAAGTCCTGTACGTAGATGCAGGATACGAAATCATGGGGATGTAA
- the hisB gene encoding imidazoleglycerol-phosphate dehydratase HisB, translating to MQISDYPQLNLSSVPRIASVHRITGETNVQVTVNLDGTGICKAATGIPFLDHMLHQISSHGLIDLDVQAKGDWEIDDHHTNEDVGITLGQALAKALGDRKGIVRFGNFLAPLDEALVQVALDFSGRPHLSYGLQIPTERVGTYDTQLVREFFVALVNHSQMTLHIRQLDGINSHHIIEATFKAFARAARMAIEVDPRRAGTIPSSKGVL from the coding sequence ATGCAAATCAGCGATTATCCCCAACTTAATTTGTCCTCAGTTCCTCGGATTGCTTCAGTGCATCGCATCACTGGGGAAACAAATGTACAAGTTACTGTCAATTTGGATGGTACGGGAATTTGTAAGGCAGCTACTGGCATTCCCTTTTTAGATCATATGCTGCATCAAATTTCCTCCCACGGCTTGATTGATTTGGATGTCCAAGCCAAAGGAGATTGGGAAATTGATGACCACCACACAAATGAAGATGTGGGTATTACTTTAGGTCAAGCTTTGGCTAAGGCATTAGGCGACAGAAAAGGTATAGTCCGCTTTGGTAATTTCCTAGCACCTTTAGACGAAGCTTTAGTACAGGTAGCATTGGATTTTTCTGGTCGTCCTCACCTCAGCTATGGCTTACAAATTCCTACGGAACGTGTGGGAACTTATGACACCCAATTAGTTAGAGAATTTTTTGTGGCATTAGTCAACCATAGCCAAATGACTCTGCACATTCGCCAATTAGATGGCATTAATTCCCATCACATTATTGAGGCGACCTTCAAAGCCTTTGCCAGAGCAGCCAGAATGGCTATAGAAGTCGATCCTCGCCGCGCTGGGACGATTCCTAGCTCTAAGGGGGTTTTGTAA
- a CDS encoding ABC transporter ATP-binding protein: protein MQSFTDTPDFQLTTKNTPSVVMTSDLRKVYRTGFWMNQKVVSLKGCSLTVYQGETFGLLGPNGAGKTTLLKLLLGIIRPSGGKGLLLGQPLGDRHIKQRVGYLSENPYLYEYLTGWEFLELAAGLFEIPASVQRQRIPELLDLVGLSVADAQKKQMRRYSKGMLQRVGMAQALINDPELIFLDEPMSGLDPLGRYRMREIILSLKAAGKTIFFNSHILSEVEKICDRIAILSQGELVCSGSLDELLGSQNTYHVQGQNGDWEILKKWLANLVYEPDGYWQGTLQEDYYDFLASVRLMGGRIISMNLSRQSLEEFFINQIQKQDTSLHEVIDQSEV from the coding sequence ATGCAGTCTTTTACAGACACCCCGGATTTTCAATTAACTACCAAAAATACCCCGTCGGTAGTGATGACTTCTGATTTGCGAAAAGTTTATCGCACCGGCTTTTGGATGAATCAAAAAGTTGTTTCCCTCAAGGGCTGTTCTTTAACGGTTTACCAGGGGGAAACTTTTGGTTTACTGGGGCCGAATGGTGCAGGTAAAACTACTTTGTTAAAGCTATTGTTGGGAATTATCCGTCCAAGCGGTGGAAAAGGGTTATTGTTGGGTCAGCCATTAGGCGATCGCCATATCAAGCAACGTGTTGGTTATTTGAGTGAAAATCCTTACTTGTATGAATATCTTACTGGTTGGGAGTTTTTAGAGTTAGCGGCTGGTTTGTTTGAAATTCCTGCCAGTGTGCAACGTCAACGCATTCCTGAATTATTGGATTTGGTGGGTTTATCTGTAGCTGATGCCCAAAAAAAACAGATGCGCCGCTATTCCAAAGGAATGCTACAGCGTGTTGGCATGGCTCAGGCACTAATTAACGATCCAGAATTAATATTTTTGGACGAACCCATGTCTGGTTTAGATCCTTTGGGACGCTACCGGATGCGGGAAATTATCTTGTCGCTGAAAGCCGCAGGTAAGACGATTTTCTTCAATAGCCATATTCTCAGTGAAGTGGAGAAAATATGCGATCGCATTGCCATTCTTTCACAAGGTGAATTAGTTTGCTCTGGTTCTCTGGATGAACTACTGGGTAGTCAGAACACATATCATGTTCAAGGTCAAAATGGTGATTGGGAAATTCTCAAAAAATGGCTGGCAAATTTAGTATATGAACCTGATGGTTATTGGCAAGGCACACTGCAAGAAGATTATTATGATTTCCTAGCTAGCGTGCGTCTAATGGGTGGGCGAATTATTTCTATGAATTTATCTCGTCAATCTTTAGAAGAATTTTTTATCAACCAGATTCAAAAACAAGACACATCTTTGCATGAAGTAATTGATCAATCAGAAGTATAG
- the ntcA gene encoding global nitrogen regulator NtcA — MIVTQDKALANVFRQMATGAFPPVVETFERNKTIFFPGDPAERVYFLLKGAVKLSRVYEAGEEITVALLRENSVFGVLSLLTGNKSDRFYHAVAFTPVELLSAPIEQVEQALKENPELSMLMLRGLSSRILQTEMMIETLAHRDMGSRLVSFLLILCRDFGVPCADGITIDLKLSHQAIAEAIGSTRVTVTRLLGDLREKKMISIHKKKITVHKPVTLSRQFT; from the coding sequence ATGATCGTGACACAAGATAAGGCCCTAGCAAATGTTTTTCGTCAGATGGCAACCGGAGCTTTTCCTCCTGTTGTCGAAACGTTTGAACGCAATAAAACGATCTTTTTTCCTGGCGATCCTGCCGAACGAGTCTACTTTCTTTTGAAAGGGGCTGTGAAACTTTCCAGGGTGTACGAGGCAGGAGAAGAGATTACAGTAGCACTACTACGGGAAAATAGCGTTTTTGGTGTCCTGTCTTTGTTGACAGGAAACAAGTCGGATAGGTTTTACCATGCGGTGGCATTTACTCCAGTAGAATTGCTTTCTGCACCAATTGAACAAGTGGAGCAAGCACTGAAGGAAAATCCTGAATTATCGATGTTGATGCTGCGGGGTCTGTCTTCGCGGATTCTACAAACAGAGATGATGATTGAAACCTTAGCGCACCGAGATATGGGTTCGAGATTGGTGAGTTTTCTGTTAATTCTCTGTCGTGATTTTGGTGTTCCTTGTGCAGATGGAATCACAATTGATTTAAAGTTATCTCATCAGGCGATCGCCGAAGCAATTGGCTCTACTCGCGTTACTGTTACTAGGCTACTAGGGGATTTGCGGGAGAAAAAGATGATTTCCATCCACAAAAAGAAGATTACTGTGCATAAACCTGTGACTCTCAGCAGACAGTTCACTTAA
- a CDS encoding polysaccharide biosynthesis/export family protein, producing the protein MLNTGSLKFLSQPAVGAALLTAAHLVVPFASVAQGQQVFPNSQTVPPTNQRVSPPVQVDTKYLLGGGDLIRVNVFEVPEYGGEYQIPPGGAINLPLIGSVSVQGFTTEQAADVITDRYRRFLKRPQISVNLLSPRPINILVAGEVTRPGSYTLSLQGGAGNNPGVQYPTVLAALTTAQGVTLAADVTQVKLRRKTSNSTEQIVSLNLKELIQTGSSSQDITLRDGDVIVVPTATSFNVAEARNLFAANFAASQTAPRTVAIIGQVNRPGSYLVSAGATEAQAGGAGASGSGLPTVTRAIQLAGGITSQADVTKIKLRRPTRTTGEQTIDLNLLELLRTGDVNQDVIVQDGDTIVIPTATEVNPALATELATTTLSPNTIQVGVVGEVKRPGAVDIRPNSSLNQALLAAGGFNDARARSASVELMRLNPNGSVTKREIKVDFNQGINEETNPILRNNDIVVVGRSGLARTSDSVGLISGPLGTFLGVVRLIFGF; encoded by the coding sequence ATGCTTAACACAGGTTCGCTGAAATTTCTATCACAGCCAGCTGTGGGTGCAGCTTTGCTAACTGCTGCTCATCTCGTTGTGCCGTTTGCCAGCGTAGCTCAGGGACAACAAGTATTTCCTAATTCGCAAACAGTACCCCCTACTAACCAACGAGTATCACCACCAGTACAAGTAGATACAAAATACTTGTTGGGAGGCGGCGATCTAATTCGTGTAAATGTATTTGAAGTTCCCGAATATGGTGGTGAATATCAAATTCCTCCAGGTGGAGCTATCAACTTACCTTTAATCGGCAGTGTTTCTGTTCAGGGGTTCACGACAGAACAAGCAGCTGATGTGATCACTGACAGATATCGCAGGTTTCTGAAACGTCCCCAGATTTCTGTAAATCTTTTATCCCCTCGCCCCATCAATATCTTAGTTGCTGGGGAGGTCACACGCCCAGGCTCTTACACTTTGAGCTTGCAAGGCGGTGCAGGTAATAATCCAGGGGTACAATATCCCACTGTCTTGGCTGCACTCACCACAGCCCAGGGTGTTACCTTAGCAGCAGATGTCACTCAAGTGAAGCTGAGACGTAAAACCAGCAATTCTACTGAGCAAATCGTGAGTCTAAATTTGAAGGAACTCATCCAAACTGGTAGCTCTTCACAAGATATTACTTTAAGGGATGGAGACGTTATAGTCGTGCCAACTGCTACTAGCTTCAACGTAGCAGAAGCACGTAATCTATTTGCTGCTAACTTTGCTGCTAGCCAAACAGCACCCCGCACAGTAGCCATTATTGGTCAAGTCAATCGTCCTGGCTCATATCTTGTGAGTGCGGGTGCGACAGAAGCTCAGGCTGGTGGCGCTGGGGCTAGTGGTAGTGGTTTACCTACGGTGACACGAGCAATTCAATTAGCTGGCGGTATTACTTCCCAAGCAGATGTTACCAAGATCAAATTACGCCGACCGACAAGGACTACAGGGGAACAAACGATAGACCTCAATCTTTTGGAACTATTGCGGACTGGTGATGTTAATCAAGACGTAATTGTCCAAGATGGAGACACAATTGTGATTCCTACTGCTACTGAGGTTAATCCAGCACTAGCGACGGAATTAGCAACTACTACTTTGTCTCCTAATACAATTCAGGTTGGTGTGGTAGGTGAAGTTAAACGCCCAGGAGCCGTAGACATTAGACCAAATAGCTCCTTAAACCAAGCACTACTCGCGGCTGGTGGATTTAATGACGCTAGAGCGCGTAGCGCCAGTGTAGAGTTGATGCGTCTTAACCCCAATGGTTCAGTGACTAAGCGTGAGATCAAAGTTGATTTCAACCAAGGAATTAACGAAGAGACTAATCCCATACTCCGGAACAACGATATTGTGGTGGTTGGTCGCTCAGGTCTAGCCAGGACTAGTGATAGCGTCGGCTTGATATCGGGGCCTTTAGGTACGTTCTTGGGTGTAGTTAGACTGATATTTGGTTTTTAA
- a CDS encoding polyribonucleotide nucleotidyltransferase translates to MAEFEKSISFDGRDIRLKVGLLAPQAGGSVLIESGDTAVLVTATRSPGREGIDFLPLTVDYEERLYAAGRIPGGIMRREGRPPEKTILTSRLIDRPLRPLFPSWLRDDLQVVALTMSMDEQVPPDVLAVTGASIATLIAKIPFNGPMAAVRVGLVGDDFIINPTYAEIEAGDLDLVVAGSPHGVIMVEAGANQLPERDIIEAIDFGYEAVRDLIKAQLDLVAELGLEIVQEAPPEVDQTLENYIRDRASDEIKKILAQFELTKPERDAALDVVKDNIATAIAELPEEDPIRLAATANSKALGNTFKDITKYFMRRQIVEDNVRVDGRKLDQVRPVSSQVGVLPKRVHGSGLFNRGLTQVLSACTLGTPGDAQNLNDDLQTDQSKRYLHHYNFPPFSVGETKPLRAPGRREIGHGALAERAILPVLPPKEQFPYVIRVVSEVLSSNGSTSMGSVCGSTLALMDAGVPILKPVSGAAMGLIKEGDEVRVLTDIQGIEDFLGDMDFKVAGTDAGITALQMDMKISGLSLEVIAQAIHQAKDARLHILDKMLQTIDQPRTETSPYAPRLLTIKIDPDMIGLVIGPGGKTIKGITEETGAKIDIEDDGTVTISAVDENKAKRARNIVQGMTRKLNEGDVYAGRVTRIIPIGAFVEFLPGKEGMIHISQLADYRVGKVEDEVAVGDEVIVKVREIDNKGRINLTRLGIHPDQAAAAREAAAVNR, encoded by the coding sequence ATGGCAGAATTTGAGAAGTCAATATCCTTCGATGGAAGGGATATTCGACTGAAAGTAGGCCTACTAGCACCCCAAGCTGGTGGGTCGGTTTTGATAGAATCAGGGGATACAGCTGTTTTAGTCACAGCTACGCGATCGCCAGGTAGAGAAGGCATTGATTTCCTTCCCCTGACAGTAGACTATGAAGAAAGACTATATGCGGCTGGTAGAATCCCCGGTGGGATTATGCGCCGAGAAGGCCGTCCCCCAGAAAAAACAATTCTCACCAGCCGTCTCATAGATCGTCCCCTGCGTCCTTTGTTCCCTTCATGGTTGCGGGATGACTTGCAAGTTGTCGCCTTAACAATGTCGATGGACGAGCAAGTACCACCCGACGTGCTAGCGGTAACAGGTGCTTCCATTGCTACTCTCATTGCCAAAATCCCCTTTAACGGGCCAATGGCAGCAGTGAGGGTAGGGTTAGTGGGCGATGATTTCATTATTAACCCCACCTATGCAGAAATCGAAGCCGGAGACTTGGATCTGGTAGTCGCAGGTTCACCTCACGGTGTGATTATGGTGGAAGCAGGGGCTAATCAATTACCAGAGCGAGATATTATCGAGGCGATTGATTTTGGTTATGAGGCTGTGCGCGACTTAATTAAAGCGCAGCTAGACCTAGTAGCCGAACTCGGTCTAGAAATTGTCCAAGAAGCACCGCCAGAGGTAGACCAAACTCTGGAAAATTATATCCGTGATCGCGCTAGCGACGAAATTAAGAAAATTCTGGCTCAATTTGAACTAACCAAACCCGAACGCGATGCCGCGTTGGACGTTGTTAAAGATAATATTGCCACAGCGATCGCCGAACTCCCAGAGGAAGACCCAATTCGTTTAGCTGCAACTGCCAACAGCAAAGCCCTGGGCAACACTTTTAAAGACATCACTAAATACTTCATGCGCCGTCAAATCGTCGAAGATAACGTGCGTGTGGATGGTCGGAAACTTGATCAAGTGCGTCCGGTTTCTTCCCAAGTTGGTGTCTTACCAAAACGTGTCCACGGTAGCGGTTTATTTAACCGAGGGCTGACTCAGGTATTATCAGCTTGTACTTTGGGTACTCCTGGTGATGCCCAAAACCTCAATGATGACCTGCAAACAGACCAATCGAAACGCTACCTCCATCATTACAACTTCCCGCCTTTCTCCGTCGGGGAAACTAAACCCTTACGCGCCCCTGGTAGACGGGAAATTGGTCACGGTGCATTAGCAGAGAGAGCCATCTTACCTGTGCTGCCACCAAAAGAGCAATTCCCTTACGTGATTCGCGTCGTCTCGGAAGTGCTTTCCTCCAACGGTTCCACCTCAATGGGTTCAGTTTGTGGTTCCACCTTGGCATTAATGGATGCCGGTGTACCCATTCTCAAACCCGTGAGTGGTGCAGCAATGGGTTTGATTAAAGAAGGTGATGAAGTCCGAGTCCTGACAGATATTCAGGGCATCGAAGACTTTTTAGGTGATATGGACTTTAAAGTCGCTGGTACCGATGCAGGGATTACCGCCTTGCAAATGGACATGAAAATCTCTGGTTTGTCTTTGGAGGTTATTGCCCAAGCCATTCACCAAGCAAAAGATGCTAGGCTGCATATTTTGGACAAAATGCTCCAAACTATCGACCAACCACGCACTGAAACCTCACCTTATGCCCCACGCCTGTTGACTATCAAGATTGATCCAGACATGATCGGTCTAGTCATTGGCCCCGGCGGTAAGACAATTAAGGGCATCACCGAAGAAACTGGTGCAAAAATCGACATTGAAGACGATGGCACAGTGACAATTTCTGCGGTTGATGAAAACAAGGCGAAAAGAGCGCGTAATATTGTCCAAGGCATGACTCGCAAACTCAACGAAGGCGATGTCTATGCCGGACGTGTGACTCGGATTATTCCCATTGGTGCTTTTGTGGAATTTCTCCCTGGAAAAGAAGGGATGATTCACATTTCCCAATTAGCTGATTACCGTGTCGGCAAAGTTGAAGATGAAGTAGCTGTTGGCGATGAAGTAATTGTCAAAGTGCGCGAAATTGACAATAAGGGACGGATTAATCTCACACGCTTGGGTATACACCCAGATCAAGCAGCTGCGGCGCGGGAAGCTGCGGCGGTGAATCGTTAA
- a CDS encoding SPFH domain-containing protein produces MEPIIAIVLALIGYALGSAKIINEGNAALVERLGRRHRTLNPGLNFIVPLVDQVVMEDTTREQFIDIKPQNVITRDNIYLEVDAILFWRIRDMEKSFYAIEDLQGALTQLATTTLREVIAQNTVEDTNVTRDEMNRTILSELNSTTADWGVEIIRLDIQRITPPESVRKTMEEERAAEFKKRALISEAEGERQAAIKKAEGTMTSMQIIAEALRSNPESKEILRYLVAQDYINASYKLGESTNAKVVFVDPGKSGELMKEVMAETVNTDGNGKSGEHG; encoded by the coding sequence ATGGAGCCAATTATTGCTATAGTCTTAGCGCTTATCGGTTATGCCTTAGGATCTGCAAAAATTATTAATGAAGGGAATGCAGCCCTTGTTGAACGCTTAGGACGGAGACATCGCACACTAAATCCAGGCTTAAACTTCATCGTGCCTTTGGTTGATCAAGTGGTGATGGAAGATACCACAAGGGAGCAATTTATCGATATCAAACCTCAAAATGTCATCACTAGGGACAATATCTACCTAGAAGTTGATGCCATTCTTTTCTGGCGTATCCGGGATATGGAGAAAAGCTTCTATGCAATTGAAGACTTGCAGGGAGCGTTGACACAACTGGCAACAACCACACTCCGGGAAGTGATTGCTCAAAATACGGTAGAAGACACCAATGTCACCAGAGATGAAATGAACCGAACCATCTTAAGTGAGTTGAACAGCACAACAGCCGATTGGGGCGTTGAAATTATCCGGTTAGATATTCAAAGAATTACACCACCGGAAAGTGTGCGGAAAACAATGGAAGAGGAACGAGCGGCTGAATTCAAAAAACGGGCGCTAATTTCCGAAGCTGAAGGAGAACGTCAAGCTGCTATCAAGAAGGCAGAAGGCACAATGACTTCTATGCAGATAATTGCCGAAGCATTGCGTAGTAATCCCGAAAGTAAAGAAATTCTCCGTTATTTGGTCGCTCAAGATTATATTAATGCAAGTTACAAACTAGGAGAAAGTACCAATGCCAAGGTCGTGTTCGTAGACCCAGGCAAATCGGGTGAATTGATGAAAGAGGTCATGGCTGAGACCGTAAATACTGATGGTAATGGGAAGAGTGGGGAGCATGGGTAG
- the folP gene encoding dihydropteroate synthase, with amino-acid sequence MCSKLIIGDRCFHWGQRTYLMGILNVTPDSFSDGGKFNTTSAALAQAKALVASGADIIDVGGQSTRPGAEQITLTEELERVLPIVQILRSQISVPISVDTTRAVVAKASIEAGANIINDISGGTFDPQMLPTVATLGVPIILMHIRGTPQTMQQFTDYQDLMGEISSFLANQITTATTLGIQPEKIIIDPGIGFAKNYEQNLEILRHLRSLRALNCPILVGASRKSFIGRILNQPDPKARVWGTTAACCAAIFNGADILRVHDVQEMRDVSLVADALFRGEVLSSEN; translated from the coding sequence ATGTGCAGTAAATTGATCATAGGCGATCGCTGTTTCCACTGGGGACAGCGTACTTATTTAATGGGCATTTTAAATGTAACGCCAGATAGTTTTAGTGATGGTGGTAAATTTAATACTACATCTGCCGCTTTAGCCCAGGCAAAAGCCCTAGTAGCTTCTGGTGCTGATATTATCGATGTCGGTGGTCAATCTACTAGACCAGGCGCAGAGCAAATCACCCTGACAGAAGAACTGGAGCGGGTATTGCCAATAGTCCAGATATTGCGATCGCAAATTTCTGTACCCATATCAGTGGATACAACTAGGGCAGTCGTAGCTAAAGCATCTATAGAAGCTGGAGCAAATATTATTAATGATATTTCTGGTGGCACATTTGACCCCCAAATGTTGCCCACAGTGGCAACTTTAGGCGTGCCAATTATATTGATGCACATCCGTGGTACACCACAGACTATGCAGCAATTTACCGATTATCAAGATTTAATGGGAGAAATTTCTAGTTTTTTAGCTAACCAAATTACCACAGCCACAACTTTGGGTATTCAACCCGAAAAAATTATCATTGATCCTGGTATTGGCTTTGCTAAAAACTACGAACAAAATTTAGAAATACTACGCCACTTACGTTCATTACGGGCGCTAAATTGTCCTATTTTAGTAGGGGCATCCCGTAAAAGTTTTATCGGTCGAATTTTAAATCAACCAGATCCCAAAGCACGAGTTTGGGGAACGACTGCGGCTTGTTGCGCTGCTATTTTCAACGGAGCTGATATCCTGCGAGTACATGATGTTCAAGAGATGCGTGATGTATCCCTAGTTGCTGATGCACTCTTTCGGGGTGAGGTATTGAGTTCTGAAAATTGA